The following nucleotide sequence is from Rubrobacter radiotolerans DSM 5868.
GGCCATGACGATACTTGTCTGCGGTATGGCGGTAAACGCTCTGGCGCTGTTGTGGTTGACTTCGGGAGAGGAGAGGAGAAGTAGATGACGCGAAAGCTAGGGAACTTTGTAGACGGCGAGTACGTCGAGCGGGGCGCAGAGGGGGGCCTTGATCTCGTCAACCCCGCAACCGGCGAGGTCTTTGCCGAGTCGCCCGTTACCGACAAAGCCGGGGTGAGCGCGGCCTTCGAGGCTGCCTCAAGGGCCTTCGAGTCCTTTCGGGACTCCACACCGTCTGAGAGGCAGAAGGCTCTTCTGGGCATAGCGGATCGCATAGAGGAGCGTGCCGAGGAGCTTGTTCGGGCAGAGTCTGAGAACACGGGAAAGCCCTTTGGGCTCACGATGGAGGAGGAGATCCCGGCGATGGTGGACCAGATCCGCTTCTTTGCCGGGGCAGCGCGCATCCTCGAAGGCAAGTCCGCCGGGGAGTACATGCAGGGCATGACCTCGTTTATCCGGCGCGAGCCGGTTGGGGTGTGCGCTCAGGTGACGCCCTGGAACTACCCGATGATGATGGCTACCTGGAAGTTCGCTCCCGCAATAGCCGCCGGGAACACGATCGTGCTAAAGCCCTCGGACACAACGCCCGTGACGACGCTCCTGCTCGCCGAGATCGCCTCTGAGTTCTTGCCCTCCGGGGTGATGAACGTGGTGTGCGGCGACCGGGACACGGGCCGGGCACTGGTAGAGCACCCCACACCCCAGATGGTCTCGATAACCGGCTCGGTGCGCGCCGGGATGGAGGTGGCAAAGAGCGCCGCCCAGGACCTGAAGCGGGTGCACCTCGAGCTTGGAGGGAAGGCACCGGTCATTGTCTTTGACGATGCCGACCTGGAAGGGGCAGCAGAAGAGATAGCAGTAGCAGGCTACTTCAACGCCGGACAGGACTGCACCGCAGCTACGCGGGTGCTTGTCTCGCCGGGAGCCCACGACGACTTTGTAGCCGCCCTGACCGAGCAGGCAAAGGGCACGAAGACCGGAGCGCCAGACGACGAGGATGCCCTCTACGGACCCTTGAACAACAAAAACCAGCTAGAGCACGTCAGCGGCATGGTAGACCGCCTGCCCGATCACGCCGAGCTAAAGACCGGCGGCAGACGCTCAGGAGAGCGCGGCTACTTCTACGAGCCGACTGTTGTAGACGGCCTGTTGCAAGACGACGAGCTCTCACAGACCGAGATCTTCGGCCCCGTGATAACGGTACAGAAGTTCACGGACGAGGACGAGGCGGTAAGGTGGGCAAACGGCGTGAAGTACGGCCTTGCCTCAAGCGTCTTCACGAAGGATCACGGCCGGGCGATGCGAGTGAGCAGACGCCTTGACTTTGGGTGCGTGTGGATAAACACCCACATACCGCTTGTAGCCGAGATGCCCCACGGCGGCTTCAAGCACTCAGGCTACGGCAAGGATCTCTCTATGTACGGACTTGAGGACTACACCCGCATAAAGCACGTTATGTCCAACCTCGGCGTATAGAAGGAGAGAAGCACGGAGACAGCGAGGCCCGGACCTTCTGCGGTCCGGGCCTCTTTTTATGCTGAGTGGTGCTTAGCTGTCTGACGAACGTATAATTCGATTGACGAGTTCACGTATCTGAGAGTTCTGCGAAGTGAGCTTCAAGCAGACCTAGAGGTAAGCAGATGATGAGTAGTGCCAGCAGCTACAGTGTAGGTCCCGGGTTGACCCGTCCATTGTACAGTTACGCAGAAGCTGACCGGATCGCTGGGGTCTCCAAAGGAACTTCCAAGCGCTGGCTAAAGGGTTACAAGTACTGGTACTCTGAGGTGGAGCATACGCAACCTCCCGTTTCACCGAACTCCGGACACGAGAGCGGTGTCTCCTTTGTCGACCTTATAGAAGTCGTCGCTACGGACAAACTGCGGAGTAGAGGTTTCAGCCTGAGAAAGATTCGTCAGATAAACGAGTTTTGTCAGGTGAGTTTGAAGAGCAACAGACCGCTCGTTACCGAGACATTCAAGTTCAAGGGCCGGGATATCTTTGTACAGATAAGCGACGGATACCTGATGAATGTAGGGCGTCAGAAGGGGATGCAGGCTTGGGGAGAAGTGCTCGATCCTTTTCTTGAAACCCTCGACTACAAAGACCACATCGCAAGCAGATGGTGGCCGCTTGGGAGGGATGAGCCCGTCGTTGTGGACCCCGACTATGGCTTTGGCGTGCCGGTTATAGCTGGTACCGGAGTGCGAACTGAAAGCATAGCCGAGAGGGTGCGTGCTAAGGAGCCGGTAGAAGAGATTGCTCAGGACTTCGGAGTGGAGGTCTACCAGGTAAAGGCTGCGATCAGATACGAGTTTTCCGAAGCTGCATGATCTTTGTAGACGCATCCGTTCCCCGGAGCGTCGCTGCCGAGATCAAGAAGGCAAGATCAAAGACCGTCTGGATTGGCGATGTCTTCCCGCTCGACACCAAAGACACGGTCTGGCTCGCCGAGGCCGGAAGACAAGGTTGGCTCGTCATAACTCGTGACAAGAAGATCAGGAAGAGGCCCGGCGAACGCAGGGTTATCACCGAGAGCGGAGC
It contains:
- a CDS encoding DUF5615 family PIN-like protein, encoding MIFVDASVPRSVAAEIKKARSKTVWIGDVFPLDTKDTVWLAEAGRQGWLVITRDKKIRKRPGERRVITESGAGCFVLVYREDLKKSEIAEMILSFLEEMESLFERTPRPFIYTVTKNGDFKQYRL
- a CDS encoding gamma-aminobutyraldehyde dehydrogenase yields the protein MTRKLGNFVDGEYVERGAEGGLDLVNPATGEVFAESPVTDKAGVSAAFEAASRAFESFRDSTPSERQKALLGIADRIEERAEELVRAESENTGKPFGLTMEEEIPAMVDQIRFFAGAARILEGKSAGEYMQGMTSFIRREPVGVCAQVTPWNYPMMMATWKFAPAIAAGNTIVLKPSDTTPVTTLLLAEIASEFLPSGVMNVVCGDRDTGRALVEHPTPQMVSITGSVRAGMEVAKSAAQDLKRVHLELGGKAPVIVFDDADLEGAAEEIAVAGYFNAGQDCTAATRVLVSPGAHDDFVAALTEQAKGTKTGAPDDEDALYGPLNNKNQLEHVSGMVDRLPDHAELKTGGRRSGERGYFYEPTVVDGLLQDDELSQTEIFGPVITVQKFTDEDEAVRWANGVKYGLASSVFTKDHGRAMRVSRRLDFGCVWINTHIPLVAEMPHGGFKHSGYGKDLSMYGLEDYTRIKHVMSNLGV
- a CDS encoding DUF433 domain-containing protein; this encodes MTRPLYSYAEADRIAGVSKGTSKRWLKGYKYWYSEVEHTQPPVSPNSGHESGVSFVDLIEVVATDKLRSRGFSLRKIRQINEFCQVSLKSNRPLVTETFKFKGRDIFVQISDGYLMNVGRQKGMQAWGEVLDPFLETLDYKDHIASRWWPLGRDEPVVVDPDYGFGVPVIAGTGVRTESIAERVRAKEPVEEIAQDFGVEVYQVKAAIRYEFSEAA